The following DNA comes from Picosynechococcus sp. PCC 7003.
GTTCGATTGAGCAAGCGTTAATCGGTGACTTGCGAGAATTCAGCCAGTCTTTACGCTCACGCAAAGCGTAGTTCCAGACTTTGCGGCACACGGTTAATGTGCGCTCAATTTCTGAAACCTGCTCAGCAGTTAGTTTTAGCTTAAATTCCCACGTCATGTTTAGCATATCTACATTTTGACAAATATTTTGTAGACTGTGTATTAAGAACTTAAGCCTTACGGCTTGCTCCGCTACACCACCCCCTAAGCCTGTGGCTATAGGCGGAGTACTGCGGAGTTTTTCTGATAGGCAATGGGTAGAAAGATTTACGGGGAGCATAGCCCCATCTTAGCCCCGCCGCTGGAAGGGTTGTCCCCAGTAGCGCCAACATTCTTTATTAAACGGCGATCGCCACTTCAAGATTAAATCCCGTTCTAGGGCGAGCCGTTGGGGACGGTCTGCCGGGACTGACACATTAAACGCTAAATTGACTGCCACATTCAAGCCGTACTGACGGTGCAAGCTGATGTAGGCATCAATATAGTCTTTGCAATCATGAACCCCTTTCCAGCGTTGCTTAATCGATAATTTTGTTTCCCCCACATAGAGCAGCAACGGCACCGCATGGTCAAGGACGAAGTAAATATTTGCCTGACTTTCCTGGAGGGGATCATAGCGCTCCCGATAGAAGTCCCAGGGCTTCGGCGGTAGGTTAAAAGGGTCAATTTTTTCGGCGTCCCAGTGGTCTGGCTTCGACTGGGTCTCGAAAAGTAAACTGGTTTGGCTTGCGGGGGGATTTTGACGCACATTGTCTTGAAAGTTTTGAATCCGTTGCTTCCATTGCAAGAGGCTTTCTTTGCCCATGGTGAGCCTGGGGACACGCTCGACGCGGTAAGGATTCGGGGCATCGGCCACAGAAAAAAGCTTGAGCTGTTCGTCGGTCATGGGCGGGAGAAAAAATTCACAGGCTCTCCAGTGTAGCAAAGGGGAATCTTAGGCCCGTGTTCCCTGATACCGGATAAATTCGAGGGGCAGCCCATCGGCATCGGCAAGAAACATCACTTCATAAATGCGATCGCCGATCATCTGCTGTTGGGGTTGCAAAAGAATTGTGATCGGTTCCGGGGTCTGTTGTTGTAAATCAGCGAGCCAAGTGGATAAATCTGGGGTGATTTCAGTCAGGTCAAAGGATAGGTGATAGTAACCGACATAATGTTCATCGCCAAAGGCATCGGGGGCGGGCTTTGGTTGGGGGATTTGCATGAGTTCCAGCCGTCCGAGGGGGCCTTTGAGCCAACAGGCGAGGGTATATCCTGTGGTGAACTGGGTTTCCATGGCGAAACCGAGCTGCCCATAAAAGGCGATCGCCCGGTGGATATCTGCAGTGCGAATCGAAGCATGGTGCATGGCTGACTGGTTTAGGTAAAGGACAGATCAATTTTCCCCCAGGGCTAAATCTGTCGCCAAAAATCCCCTGCGTTACCATAGCCATAGTTTTTTGAGTTCTCTTTAGTTTTTTTTAAAAAAGATTTGTGGGGAAAAAGGTATGGGAGCTTGGCGCAATACTTGGGGTTGGCTGTTGTGGGGGAGCCTCTGTTTCTATGGTTCTTTTGCCTATGCCGATGACAGCTTAGGCCATAACTTAAACGCGATTACCGTCAAAACCGCGCCCATGCCCAACGCCAGCACCTCCCTCGCTGCTCTGAAAACAGCACAGGTCATCTACCTCGGCGAACACCACACCAGCGAGGCCGATCACATCGCCCAGTTAGCAATTATCAAAGCTCTCCACGATCATAATCCCCAAGTGGCGATCGCCATGGAAATGTTTCAACGGCCCTTCCAAGCGGTTTTAGATCAATACATCGCCGGGGAAATTAGCGAAGCTGAACTGGTCGCCCAAACGGAATATGAAACCCGTTGGG
Coding sequences within:
- a CDS encoding VOC family protein, with protein sequence MHHASIRTADIHRAIAFYGQLGFAMETQFTTGYTLACWLKGPLGRLELMQIPQPKPAPDAFGDEHYVGYYHLSFDLTEITPDLSTWLADLQQQTPEPITILLQPQQQMIGDRIYEVMFLADADGLPLEFIRYQGTRA